Below is a window of Camelina sativa cultivar DH55 chromosome 11, Cs, whole genome shotgun sequence DNA.
TTTTATGTCATTGGTGATGCTAAGTTGAGAATAGGGGTTAACATTATTTATAGGCGAGAAATTAAGTTAAATATGTCCACCTTTTCACGCAACAGATTGAACGTATTAGCAACTAATTAGGGATTTCATATTCggataatatacatatatatatatatatatatatgagaatatgccaagtttatattattagattaattttgaatattttaagccattaatttgtttctttacacgattttgtatatagaaattcgggaaaaattatattttagaattgaatGTAGAAAATCAAATGTAGCTGATTTATTGGTTcctcataaatttatattttgaaatcgattataaagattttgtagagatattttaggaaaatgaaaatggaaaaaattatTTCAGGTTTCATAGGGAGATAAATTAggaaatctttgtttttgttaataaaaaacagctcaatcaatatttttgttttataattttatttttaaaaatatttaattacaatggCATAACATGTAAATAAATTCCAACTTCAagtatttttgtcaaaattgctgtgcaaatgttaatatagattaccTTTTTaataagatagaaaaaaaatgtggttcTCAAAATCTTCGGATTGTTAGGGACAAAGTGGGGAAAAGATAAAACCACTTGTTATGTAACTTATGAGGAAGCAAAATGTGAGTTGGTTTAAAGGATACACATAACTTTTGGGCACGCATAACTTTGATGATTTAGAAGGCGATGAAGCTAGGGGCTAAGAACAAAATACTCTCCCAAATAGTCGACACTTCCCCAACCTCACCTTCCAATGCCAGAAGCTTTTGCTCGCGGCTTCGGGATCCAATCGTCTTTTCATCTACTCAGCTCTCCTCTGGCCCCTTTGGTTGTTTTATTTCAAGCCTTTTCTTCCATTTTCcccattttttaaaactttatcaAACCCTAATAAAAATTTCTCCCGATCCAAACCATGACCATCACATGCTCCCGCCGTGCTACCACTCACCGGAGAGTCTCTCCTCGCAAATCTCGGGAAGCCAATCGATTCATCCCTCTCTACAGCAATCCATCGTGGATCTAGGgttttccccagtggacctagaTCTCATCGTCGAATTAAACCGAAGGCACCAGTTGTTTCCACCGCTCTATCACTCACCGGAGATActtccttctctgttttttctggACAACTGCCACAGTCTCTGCTCATCTTGGCAATCGGTTCAAAATCTAGGATTTTCCCCAGTGGGCTTAGATATCAATGACGAACCCTGCCGCGGCCACCAATTACCCCCATCGAGCTCTCACTCACCGGAGAACACCCCTGCACCACAGCTATCTCCGCTAAACCCGGGCGGCCGACAGAACCAATTCCCATGGTGCTTCTCTCTCGGGAACCTAGGGTTTTCCCTAGTGGACTTAGGTTCCAAGATATGCCCTTTAGCCCAAAAATGATCTAAACTAATATGCTTTTCTCGAGATGGAGAAATTTTTAAGCCGAGGCCCTCTGTACCACTATCCATGTCGTAACAGTGtcaaaatatgtttgtttgccCGCTTCTCAATGGTCGAAGACTCCATTGGAGAAAGGTAATAACACTGTTGATCTGGCTGTTCATGCTTTGTAATTGGAACCTGGCTTTAGTTGATTCTAGGGGATTGAATTTGGTCCTTAAAAGCATTCGCGTATATGGTCTTTGCTCCTTGAATGTTTCTAGCAAAAGTGGTATGTTGTATCTTGAACGCTTTATGTTCACTAACGGCTACCAATCAAGCTGGTCATCTGATGACCTTAAGCATCTCCCAACCACCTCCTTCACATGGATTCAAGCTGCATCTCCTGCTATTCCTCAGAATGATCCAAACCCTATGCTTTGGATGTTAAAGCAACCCCTATCTGACTACAACAACTTAGTCACCCGATTCCTTGTTGTGCTGTTACTGCGGATACCTTTCGTCCCAGTGAACACCAACACACTGAATCTTCTCTCAACGTCACAGTGTCTATGGACCATGACCACTAATCCGTCCTTTGAAGCTCTCGAGGATGGCCTCTTGATTTTCCATGATCTGACATGTGTCTTTAGGCTCCCAAGCTCTTGGTCTCATAGCTCTCTTGGATCCAAAATCGATGAtctcttttttacttctttttggcATTGGGGATTGCCTCTTATTGTAATGTCTCAAACTTTTAGCATTTTGCTCCTTCTCTGTATTGGCACTATTTTACATATTGAATGATTGAAGGcagttgtttgacaaaaaaaaaagaaggcgATGAAGCTGAGTGCATAAGCTTAGACTTAGAGGACTCACAAGATGACcaattacaattataattagatGTTTTTTAATCTCAAATTTATACAGCCTTAAGAATCACTTAGCCCGTCCCCAAATCTCTTTCGAGTTTCTATAAGATCCTTAAGGGCAACTCCAATGGTGCTTCAAATCTTGCTCCAAACTCTATATTTGGTGTAAAATCATCTCCAATGGTGCTTTATTTTTTAagcaaaatttttttatttacaaagtatTCCTCCAATTTTAATATGTTCTCGTTTTACacctaaacaaaattatataataaattttattgtaacATAAATATTAGTTGATCATTTGTGAGAAAAGTATACTTATGATGGTGTTTAATATATAGGGAGATTTTCCAAAATAGCactaatttaagtttttcttccaaacttagcacacactttcatattttccaaatttagcacacaACTCTAATTTAATACTGTAattatgaattaaaataattaataaaaattctcATCTTTCTCAATTGTTCATCGTTGTCTCTAATCGGAGAATGGTAAAACAGTTTCGCAAGAAAATGATCCGAACTCCAAAGCGTGACAAAGAAACCATTTCTATGAAGCCTTGTCGGAGAAGTTATCGGAGAAGTTACTCTTATGATTCCTGGGATCTTTCATGGTTTCGATCTACTTCGTTTGGTTATTTGATAATCAAAGTAGGCCAATTTCAACCACGCACTGTGTAGTCTcccatctctttttctctgcTAGCTTTTCATGGTTCGTCTCTCTCCCCTCTCTAGATTTTCTCATCTCCTTGTTTGTGTTCTGTTTGTGGCTCGATTTCAAAACAACtgttttgaatttatgattttgagggtttttttttgcaggagaGATGAGTGGTATGTGAATTAGCAGATTTGATTATGAAGGTTTCAATTTCATTTGAAATGAACATCTCTTGGCAGTTCAATTTCACCGCAGTTTTATGGGCCGGAGAATTGTCCTTGCTCACTTCTatgggttgatgatgatgaaaatttCAGGAAGGATTCTACAAAATTCAAGAAGGTTTCTTTGAATCTCatgatgaccttcataaaaaaattggattttagGATGACCTTCAAAAGTCTGAAAATTGGTAAAAAACAGAATATGCACAAAATGAAATCATTACCTTTTACTAATGAAGTAATCTTTGACATAAtgtgacaaaaaatatatataaaaaaaggatttagaacacatttaattaaatttaggaaggattaaCTAATATTCATGAAAGACTCCTTGCAATTCTAGATGGCTTTCATAACAAAATTAGGAAGACACAATAGTTGTAGAAGATGGATCATAAGAACACTATCATGATTGAGTTTGCTACATgttctctttaattttaaagaCTCCTTCAAAATTCAGAAAGGATTCTACGAAATTCAGGAAAGTTTCTTTGAATTTCAGGAAGACCTTCATAAAAGATTTGAAGTCCAGAACCAAGAAAGATCATATGAAGTTCAAGAATCACAATTTGTTATATACAACAACAATCTTTCAACTACTCATTTCTGAATGCAGATTCATATAACTTTCACGCCAGATACACAAAGCAATCAATTTTGAAACTAAGAAGCCACAAATTCCAATGAAACCCATCAAAAGGGAAATTATCGATGATTGTGTACTCGAGACCATGTTTGTAATGACGAGTTCTCCTAAGCTCTTCACCGCAGCAATCGAAAGTCTCAATCTGAAATCATGCTCTCATTTTGTCTTTCTCCTGCGTTTCCAATGATGATTGCTCAACGAGCGAGATTCCAATTGTTGCGTTAGCACTGTAAGACTTCAAGAATCGTGACGATTCAACTTTCCATATGACATTGATACACGATTGGTGAAGAACTGATACACGATCAAATCTAAGATTGGAAGCTTcgccggaagaagaagaagaagaagaagaagaagaagatcaaaagaTTGGTGATGAAGATTGCAATTTTGgatttgtgattttggatttcgTTTTTGGTACTGTGTGTATCAAGGAAGGAAAATGAAATTgtgattttaggttttaaatattgttttaattttattgatattttattttaataattgatatCTTTCCTTCCCTTTTAATTTTGTGCTACTTTTAGAACATTTGAAGGTGGgtgctaagtttggaagaaaaacttagattAATGCTATTAGAGGCTATTTctctaatatatatgtattaatcaTTGTATCTTCTATTTATGCTTtgcaattaaattttatttttaataatatcataattttattagatacttatttaaaataaactaaatggattgaatttgtaaattttaaaactagagaactataaatttttaaaaaataagaaatagagCCAACTATTAGAAATAGAGCCAACTATTAGAGTAAGTAACCCATTGCTctatttttagagaaaaaaatagaacaaaccATTGAAGTTGATCTAAGACCAATATTGATCTACACCAAAAACTCTCACTTTATAATTTGCACtcactttaattttttcctCCGATGAACAAGACCAAAACACTTTCAACCTagctaactctctctctctcacacatcGTAAATGCTTCTTTCTTTTAGTCATAAAAACTTAAACCTTATACGGATTTTGTGCCATATTAGTTTTCACATGTATATTATGAGGTGGTAGCCCACgaattttctcaattttaatttgatttttagtaCACTTCCAGAAAGAGATACAAAACTACTTTCCGTCATTGATACTCTAACGGGAGATCATCTCTAGCTAATTagggttaaaacttaaaaagggTATATATAAATGGCTCAACCATATATAAAAGGTAATCATGGTGGTACGATGCGAGACATTTAATCAGGTGTCGCATCTACTGTGTGTGAACGATTTGAAAGAAAACTAGATGCATGAAATATTTAATAGACACCAGCTTATGtgaaaaatcaaatccaaagtGGGTAGATGAACAGCTAGCATCTACTAATTACGAATCACAAAATATCCAAACTAGCTTTCCATTAGAATTGGTGCGTAGTTCCAGCTTATGTATCTTAATTCTTAaatatgtatcattttatttgacctagctatatataattaaagataTTAACTTATAATATTCACGtctatctttattttgttttctagttcGAGATTCCAAACTAAACTAAGCAGTAAAACTAGGAAACCGGTGCTACTGTAAAGTTAAAGTTCCTGATGAATCCATGACCACTGTTTAGCTATCAAGTTGAGTTACAACAGGCTAGTTGGATTAGAAGGTTaggtaataatttaaaaatcacaaCTGTAGCAGTCTTTTCGCCTAGCAACTCAGTCagacaaaacacaaagtgtGTTTATGAGgtatatttaatgattttagttTTGGGAAAATGACGGAAACAAAACCTATGGCCCATTGATCACTGTTTAGCTAAAAAAAAGCAGACTCGTCTTTCCAATCTTGAACACACAAACACAGTAATCATCTCTTTCTCACTCCCTCTCTCTCACATATTAGGGAATAAAAAGCTACcagaaaaccttttttttttatcttctcacaaaatttaataaaagtgGGTGCTGAGATTGCATAACCTAATCCAAGATCCTCCCATTCAAAGAAAGGTAAAGGCTGTGAATctgtgttctttctttttttagcaGGGTATTCGATGGATTCATCTAGTCCTGTTCATTCTTTTTGCTTCTCATGGTTTCTGGAtctgatctctctttctctctctccgtcTCTACCCATCTAGGGTTTCCtaagaatatttttataaacactcTTTTGCTAACCATCGTTCCACTTGTTATACTGTTATGTGTAGGCAATATTCAAGATTAGTAGTGAAGGAGATCGGGTAGAATGGCGAGAGAGAAGATAAGGATAAAGAAGATAGATAACATAACAGCGAGACAGGTTACTTTctctaaaagaagaagaggaatctTCAAGAAAGCCGATGAACTTTCAGTTCTTTGCGATGCCGATGTTgctctcatcatcttctcagCCACCGGAAAGCTTTTCGAGTTCTCTAGCTCAAGGtatctccttctctctctctctctctctctttttttccttttttcaatcTATGTGATGATACTATAGAGAACATTATTAGAGAGATACATTAAGATATATCTGTACTAAAAAATGAGttctttggctttttttttttttgctttctacaGCTAATTTTCCTTGGGCTTCGAGATCATGTACGAAATCAACTTCGTGTTAATAACATATAGGATTTTATGAGATTAATAATTAGTTACGTTCTAACTTATATTATGTTCTAACTTATAACACATGATTAATTACGTTGAACTTTTCTGAAACATAATTATGGGTTACTAACTTATAATTTTTCAAGAATTTTCATTAAAACTCATGTTATGATTTCTATAATCGATGAGATGAGAGCATAATATAATAGTGCGACTTTTGTTAATTATGGAAGCATATGTATATATGGATACATAGTACTTACCACAATTAGAATaactttcttttccttttttttatttcatttgactTTATGAATTACAAAAGTCTTTGACACTGTCACTTGGTATGATTGGGGATTAAGTCTTAACCACTGGCTtatcttatcttgggaagcattACTATAATTGGGAATGGAGTCAATCTAATATAAATGTTGTCAGCACATATTTTGACTTGATAGCTACTTCTGATTACAAATACTTATTATAACTAAGAAAAGGCTTGTGGTGTACATATCTAGTAAATTAAGTAAATTTACAAATGCTTATATATCGAAGGAAAGTTCAAATGATAGATGGATTGTTCATTGAAACATGTAGAATGAGAGACATTTTGGGAAGGTATAACCTTCATGCAAGTAACATCAACAAATTGATAGATCCACCTTCTACTCATCTCCAGGTATCCTTATTATTACGTACTCACTCtcgtctttttatttttatttttatcaaactcttCTCTCTAAAATATTCTCCACTATGCATTTGTTATGCGtctttgttttttaggttttcaGGTGTATGTctaaaagtagaacaaaatgTGGCATATATAGCATTATTCATCTTGATGCatctatttaattaaatttccaTATCAATAGCAAAATCCTGAACATATTGACTTTGCATCTAGCAGCTTGAGAACTGTAACCTCTCCAGACTAAGTAAGGAAGTCGAAGACAAAACCAAGCAGCTCCGGTATGgttccatttatatatatatatatgttatgctgataaaaagttttttttccatatatagCTGTAAGAGATAATCTATTTCATGTGTgtggtttttatgttttgacaatcatgtgtgattgttttttatatgttttagaaTCTATATATCATCTAGAAGAAAAACGAATTAGGTGTTACAATATGTAAGTATGTAAGTAGGTTCTTCCTGTTCTGGTGTGTCTGggaaattgatgttttgttatAGATTTTAAGCGTTATTTCTAAATTAAAGATTGCAAGATTTAATACTTTTCAATCATTATTCTAATTCTTATTAAAACACACTCCTATGTAGCTATCAACATCTATTATATGTAGGTCGATAATATTTGTGTTTGGAAGACATAAAAAGCCGATAGATAATTAGATAAAGCTCTGAAAGCTGGGATCCAAACCAACTCTATAGAGATACTTGGGTAGAattgtgtgtatgtgtatgaTGCAGTTTTGAGTATTctaataaaattgaagtgagtttttttgttgtatttataACGTAAAACAGGAAACTGAGAGGAGAGGATCTCGATGGATTGAACTTAGAAGAGTTGCAGCGGCTGGAGAAACTGCTTGAATCTGGACTTAGCCGTGTGTCTGAGAAAAAGGTTTATTACTATACATAAACTAATAGCATGCATATATCCTTAATTAACGTGGAatgtaaattaattaagctGTACATATAAAGTgtgacattgttgttgttgataatagGGCGAGTGTGTGATGAGCCAGATTTCTTCACTTGAGAAACGGGTTAGTACGTATAATTCGTATTACTAATGGAAATGACAGgcctaaatatatatatataatgactTAATTAATATGTGACGCAGGGATCGGACTTGGTGGACGAGAATAAGAGACTGAGGGAGAAAGTATGGTTCTATACCCTTCTAGAAATCATGTTAACCTTAatcagcctttttttttttttga
It encodes the following:
- the LOC104722532 gene encoding MADS-box protein AGL24 isoform X2, producing MAREKIRIKKIDNITARQVTFSKRRRGIFKKADELSVLCDADVALIIFSATGKLFEFSSSRMRDILGRYNLHASNINKLIDPPSTHLQLENCNLSRLSKEVEDKTKQLRKLRGEDLDGLNLEELQRLEKLLESGLSRVSEKKGECVMSQISSLEKRGSDLVDENKRLREKLETFERSKMVAFKEAVETESATTNMSSYDSGAPLEDESDTSLKLGLPSWE
- the LOC104722532 gene encoding MADS-box protein AGL24 isoform X1 encodes the protein MAREKIRIKKIDNITARQVTFSKRRRGIFKKADELSVLCDADVALIIFSATGKLFEFSSSRMRDILGRYNLHASNINKLIDPPSTHLQQLENCNLSRLSKEVEDKTKQLRKLRGEDLDGLNLEELQRLEKLLESGLSRVSEKKGECVMSQISSLEKRGSDLVDENKRLREKLETFERSKMVAFKEAVETESATTNMSSYDSGAPLEDESDTSLKLGLPSWE